Proteins from a genomic interval of Rosa chinensis cultivar Old Blush chromosome 2, RchiOBHm-V2, whole genome shotgun sequence:
- the LOC112190547 gene encoding squamosa promoter-binding-like protein 16 has product MEWDFKDFAWDSNDDDQLDQQKEENDLAALVGSSSTSSRGGELSSFSLVDLKLGSTSAEVVAPIAIKPSVLVSSSPLSTTRRVDHHQKLKVSSSSKSTCLVDGCKADLSGCREYHRRHRVCELHSKTPIVVIRGQQKRFCQQCSRFHSLVEFDEVKRSCRKRLNGHNQRRRKPKPESFYFTSKSFLSNYKGPRILHFGTPQLCATTNARSLWPFEAKSTAVHQPVLYNRHQRLHAVEHQQIPPNSFTNNGGADKQFIFLQTNDPKIATFKQAATPQAFMQEPCPTLTAAAALPHSTRAAAGPAVSFDGTTRGIDSSCALYLLSSSNPTQSMVNNSLSHLVQSNVVINTDSGHQQLQMKSFSEFPSYCSNNHVEDKYFLRPDPDGLLDTGAQMLPILLE; this is encoded by the exons ATGGAGTGGGACTTCAAGGACTTTGCTTGGGATTCAAATGATGATGACCAGTTGGATCAGCAGAAAGAGGAAAATGACCTTGCTGCTTTGGTTGGTTCAAGTAGTACTAGTAGCAGAGGAGGTGAATTATCATCCTTCAGTTTAGTGGATTTGAAGCTTGGCAGCACTAGTGCTGAAGTTGTGGCTCCAATTGCAATAAAGCCCTCGGTTTTAGTATCATCATCACCTTTGTCGACAACCAGAAGAGTTGATCATCATCAGAAACTCAAAGTATCATCATCGTCTAAGTCGACATGCTTGGTTGATGGTTGCAAGGCAGACCTGAGTGGCTGCAGGGAGTATCATCGCCGGCATAGAGTCTGCGAGCTCCACTCCAAGACCCCAATTGTGGTGATCAGAGGTCAACAGAAGCGATTCTGCCAGCAGTGCAGCAg ATTCCATTCTCTGGTGGAGTTTGATGAGGTGAAGAGAAGCTGCAGAAAACGTCTCAATGGACACAACCAGCGCCGGAGGAAACCTAAACCAGAATCCTTCTACTTTACTTCCAAGAGCTTCCTCTCCAATTACAAAG GCCCCAGAATCTTGCACTTTGGAACTCCACAGCTATGTGCAACCACCAATGCTAGAAGTCTGTGGCCTTTCGAGGCCAAAAGTACAGCAGTTCATCAACCCGTGCTTTACAATCGTCACCAGCGGTTGCACGCAGTTGAACACCAACAAATTCCTCCCAATTCCTTCACTAACAATGGAGGAGCTGATAAACAGTTCATTTTCTTGCAGACCAATGACCCTAAAATTGCAACTTTTAAGCAAGCAGCAACCCCTCAAGCTTTTATGCAAGAGCCGTGTCCAACATTAACTGCTGCTGCAGCCTTACCGCATAGCACAAGGGCTGCTGCTGGTCCTGCAGTTTCTTTTGATGGTACAACTCGAGGCATTGATTCGAGTTGTGCTCTCTATCTTCTGTCATCATCAAATCCAACACAAAGTATGGTGAACAACAGTCTAAGCCACTTGGTTCAGTCCAATGTGGTCATCAATACTGATTCAGGTCATCAGCAACTCCAAATGAAGAGTTTCTCTGAATTCCCATCATATTGCTCAAATAATCATGTGGAGGACAAGTATTTTCTGAGGCCTGATCCTGATGGCTTGTTGGACACTGGGGCTCAAATGCTTCCAATTTTATTGGAGTAA